TAAGCTGGAAGAATATTTCGAAGTCTTCGCCACAGACCTGCCCGCATTTCATGATTTTTTCATGGGGCTGGTTCCGCTTGCACTCTATTTTTCCGTATTTCTCTGCACAGCAGAAGTAGTACTGGGCATCGCTCTGCTGGTTGGTTATAAACCGAGGACAGTATCCTGGCTATTACTGCTCATTATCATTTTCTTCACCTTCCTGACTTTCTACTCCGCCTACTTTAACAAGGTAACCGACTGCGGATGTTTCGGAGCTGCCATTAAGCTTACCCCCTGGACTTCTTTTTTGAAAGATATCTTTTTGCTCGCGCTTATTCTCATCATCGTTTACTATCGTAAGAAATTTAGCCCGCTACCGACGGGTATTATTGTCGCGATTTCAACAATGGTGTCGCTGGGAATCGCCGTTTACGCTCTTCGGCATTTACCAATCCTCGATCTGTTACCGTATCGCGTTGGCGCTAATATTCCGGAGCAACTGAAACCATCAGAACCGCTTCGCTATTTATATACTTTTGAAAAAGGCGGAAAGAAATTTGAATATGAGCAATATCCGAGCGATACAACATTGGTATTCAAAGAAATGACTGTTTTGAATGAAGACGCCAAACCGAAAATCACCGATTATAAAGTCTGGAATGACGCTGGCGATTTTACTGAAGAAACGTTTAAGGGTACCAAACTTTTCCTGGTTATCAAAAACCTGACGGATATCAACACCGCCGCACTTCCGGACATCAACAAGCTTTTCGACGGCGTTCGCGGGAAAGGAGTTGAGCCGATCATACTTACTTCGGGTAATAGTGATGAGATCGTCAAATTTGTAGCCGCACATCAGCTGAATGCCCCTTTTTATTATGTTGATGCAACTGTCCTGAAAACCATCATGCGATCAAATCCTGGTCTCTGGCTATTAAAAGAAGGTACCGTGAAAGGTAAGTGGCATTATAATGATACGCCAGCTGCCGAAGAAGTCCTTACTGTTGTGAAATAAGTGCCTTAATTTCAGAATGAAGAATATAATTCTCGTTGGGATGATGTCGTCGGGTAAAACGACGCTTGGAAAAAAATTGGCCAGGATACTGGGATACCGGTTTGTAGATCTTGACAAACTCGTTGAACAGGACCAGAACATGGATATCCCCAGCCTATTTTCCCAAAAAGGCGAAACTTATTTCCGGGAGGTGGAGAGCAGGATTTTGAAAGAAATTTCCATCCGCAGGAACATGGTACTGGCCTCCGGCGGAGGTACTCCCTGCTTTTTTGATAATATGAACCTGATCAATCAGATGGGGATCAGCATTTTTCTCGATGTGCCTGCCGCTGATCTAGCCCGCCGCATTGAAAACCACGGAAAAGATGATAGACCTATACTTTCCGGGGCTGCTTCGCTTGTTGAAACTTTGGATCAAAAAATAAAAGAGCGCCTGCCGTTCTATTCACAGGCGCTCATTACATTGAAGGGAGATATTGACACAAGCCATTTGATGCAGGAATTAAAACCGCTGCTGTGATCAGAAGTTGTAGCCTACTGTAAGGACAACGTTCAATGCTTTATTCGAAATGTTTGCTGTGAAATACTGCTTATCAGGGTTTTCAAGCGTGTAAGGCGTATAAGTCGATTTATAAACTGAATAGGTGCCGGCCAAATCCGCAAATAACCGGCTAAACCTGGCTCCCACGCCAGCAGAATAGAGCAATCTATCCCGCTTTATTCCATCCAGACGCTCATAATAAGGGTCGGCACAATAGGCAATCCCCAGCCTACCGCGCAGCAAACCGAAACGATATTCTCCGCCTAATCTTGCATTGACCACATTTCGGTATACGTCTTTCACCTCGGAATTGTTGTTTGTCCGGAAATCTTCATTCTCCTGGTCTGTCAGAAAATTTGTCCGGAGCCGCATTCCCGAATAGCCTACAAACTCGACAGTTCCTGAGATAAATCCCTTGTTATTAATGAAATAAGTGGCACCTGCTGAGCCTTTGAACGGACTCAAGATCGAATATTCGAAATCGTTGGGAACAATAGAAATCCGGCTTTCTCTCGGACCGATATCTACACCCTGATCGTTGGTAATGGATCCGCGAATGTAGTTTGCTGCCACCGATTGGTTGAAGGTTTCCCGAATCGCCGTAAAAGTCGGCGAAGTAAGTGAGGCACCGAGCTGGACAAATGGATTGAGTTTATAAATCAAGCCAAACGTGGCGTTGATCCCGGTTCCAGAGGACGAGAAATCCTGAAAATTGGTCGTGGAATGGAAGTAGGAAGCATTGATAATCGAATCGTGCAACATGTGCGTGTAATTGTACCGGATCCTGCTGAACCCTACGGAACCGCCTACATATAGCTTGTCATTATAGTTTCCTCCATACGCAATGGTCCACTGGCTTTGTACGCCTTTTGAATTGAAAAAACCCTGCTGCAACGTCGCATTTTTGTCATCATCGCGCGCATATGGCGGCCCGTAACCTTCACTGGTAGACACAAATTTGGTCGGATAAATCGTTTGCAACTGGTAATAGGCATGATCAAGATATCTGTACGTACCCTGGTTATCCTGAAGTTCCTGATTGTAATCCTCATCTGTCCACCCTACTGCATTCGCATCCTCGATTGCCCGGTCCAAAAAATTGCTGCTCTTATTTAAACCCGCGTAATTGAAACGGTTCTGGAAAGACTGCTGCCTTGAAAAAGAGATTCCCAGAGAGGTCCTTTTCCATTTACGCTGAAAACCGGGCTGGCTGGTGATCACAAGCGAAGCGTTGGCCAGGTTTGTCGAACTCTTGCCGGCCGATGTAACGCGGTCGATATATTTAGTATCTGTGCTGTTATTACTAAAACCGGGGCTGATCGATAGTTCAGAGCGGGTGAAAAAGCCGAGTCCGGCCGGGTTTCCGCTGATCGCGCTGGCATCGCCTCCCAGGGCAGCGTGGTTTCCGCCAACGGCTTGAAAACGGGCGGTACCTGTCTGATTTACTTCCGAATATCTAAAAGCATCGCTGGCATATTGAGCGAAGGTCGTCGAGGAGGATATTAGCAAGCTAAAAATTAACAGAGCTCCTGAATGCGGTTTATTCATGATAATATATTACAAAAAATCAACGCTGTTTTAAAATTTTACTAAAACGAAGACCCTGCAAAAATAAAATGTTTTGCAGGGTCTTTCACATATGAATTTACTATTTCAACCTTATCTTGGCCCTCTTGAAGAAGAACGGGTTGCCCCTCCTCCACTGCCACCACCTGACGGTGCGCTGTACGATCTCGAAGGTGCACTAGGCGCACTGTACGTACGTTGTGGCGCACTGTACGATTCACTTCTTGAAGGTGTATAAG
This Dyadobacter sp. UC 10 DNA region includes the following protein-coding sequences:
- a CDS encoding BT_3928 family protein; the encoded protein is MKIIAQISRVIVGLLFIFSGLIKLNDPIGTQYKLEEYFEVFATDLPAFHDFFMGLVPLALYFSVFLCTAEVVLGIALLVGYKPRTVSWLLLLIIIFFTFLTFYSAYFNKVTDCGCFGAAIKLTPWTSFLKDIFLLALILIIVYYRKKFSPLPTGIIVAISTMVSLGIAVYALRHLPILDLLPYRVGANIPEQLKPSEPLRYLYTFEKGGKKFEYEQYPSDTTLVFKEMTVLNEDAKPKITDYKVWNDAGDFTEETFKGTKLFLVIKNLTDINTAALPDINKLFDGVRGKGVEPIILTSGNSDEIVKFVAAHQLNAPFYYVDATVLKTIMRSNPGLWLLKEGTVKGKWHYNDTPAAEEVLTVVK
- a CDS encoding shikimate kinase, producing MKNIILVGMMSSGKTTLGKKLARILGYRFVDLDKLVEQDQNMDIPSLFSQKGETYFREVESRILKEISIRRNMVLASGGGTPCFFDNMNLINQMGISIFLDVPAADLARRIENHGKDDRPILSGAASLVETLDQKIKERLPFYSQALITLKGDIDTSHLMQELKPLL
- a CDS encoding OmpP1/FadL family transporter, encoding MLISSSTTFAQYASDAFRYSEVNQTGTARFQAVGGNHAALGGDASAISGNPAGLGFFTRSELSISPGFSNNSTDTKYIDRVTSAGKSSTNLANASLVITSQPGFQRKWKRTSLGISFSRQQSFQNRFNYAGLNKSSNFLDRAIEDANAVGWTDEDYNQELQDNQGTYRYLDHAYYQLQTIYPTKFVSTSEGYGPPYARDDDKNATLQQGFFNSKGVQSQWTIAYGGNYNDKLYVGGSVGFSRIRYNYTHMLHDSIINASYFHSTTNFQDFSSSGTGINATFGLIYKLNPFVQLGASLTSPTFTAIRETFNQSVAANYIRGSITNDQGVDIGPRESRISIVPNDFEYSILSPFKGSAGATYFINNKGFISGTVEFVGYSGMRLRTNFLTDQENEDFRTNNNSEVKDVYRNVVNARLGGEYRFGLLRGRLGIAYCADPYYERLDGIKRDRLLYSAGVGARFSRLFADLAGTYSVYKSTYTPYTLENPDKQYFTANISNKALNVVLTVGYNF